A stretch of DNA from Vallitalea longa:
ATTACCAATAAATAGAATAAATACAGCAATAGATTATATTGCTAATACACCCGTAGTAAGAGATGTATTGTTATCAGGAGGAGATGCTCTTCTATTATCAGATGATAAATTAGAATATATCATTCAGAAGTTAAGAGAAATCCCTCATGTAGAAATAATAAGAATCGGTACCAGAACACCAGTAGTGATGCCTCAGAGAATAACTGATAATCTTGTTGATATGTTGAAGAAATATCATCCAATATATATAAACACACATTTCAATCATCCTAACGAGATTACAAAAGAATCTAAAGAAGCATGTGAAAAATTAGCGAATGCAGGTATTCCTTTAGGTAATCAGTCAGTTTTATTAAAAGGTGTGAACGATTGTGTTTTCGTTATGAAGAAGTTGGTCAATGAATTAGTTAAGATAAGAGTAAAACCTTATTACCTATACCAATGTGATTTGACAGTTGGAATTGAGCATTTCAGAACATCTGTATCAAAAGGTATTGAAATAATAGAAGGGCTTAGAGGACATACAAGTGGATTATGTGTTCCTACTTTCGTTATTGATGCACCTGGCGGAGGAGGTAAAATTCCTGTAATGCCTAATTATGTAATATCCCAAGGATACAATAAAGTAGTTCTTAGAAACTTTGAAGGTGTCATAACAACATATAAAGAACCTGAACATTATGAGCCTGGATGTAATTGTGAAGTGTGTAGACATGAAAAAGAATCGCATCTGGTTGGTGTTGCAGAACTTATATCAAATAATGAAAAATCATTGATGGAACCAGAAGGTCTCGAAAGGAAAATGAGAGGATATGGACATCTTGACAAAGCTGTTTCAAAGGCTAACTGAGTACAATAGCATATCAATAATAGGCATGGATAAAAATGTTGGAAAAACGACGACACTAAATTTTATTATAAACAAGGCTAGGGGTATATATACCCTTGGCCTTACCTCCATCGGAAGAGATGGGGAAGAGAAGGATATGGTGACAGGAACAAAAAAACCGAGAATATACGTTAGCAGAAATACTTATATAGCTACAGCAAAAAAATGTATAATATCAAGTGATGTGACTAAGGAGGTAATTGATACTACTGGTATTAATACACCAATAGGAGAAATTGTTATTATCAAATCTCTCAGCGATGGCTATATTGAACTTGCAGGACCCTCACTGAATACCTATATGAAAGAAATATGTATGAAGCTAAGTAGCTATGGATGTGATTATGTCTTGTGTGATGGTGCTGTTTCAAGAAAAACATTTGCATCTCCTGTTATAACTGATGCAACTATACTGTGTACTGGTGCTTCTGTCAGCAATGATATCCGTAGAGTTGCTTGTGAAAGTCTTCATACCATTACTCTATTATCAATTAATAAAAATACAGATGATAAATTAAAGAAAACTTTAAAAAATAATGAGCGTTGTAAAGTATGTCTAGTAACCAAAGATTATGAATTAAGAGATCTTAATATACTTACATCTTTAGAAGCTTCAGGTGATATAGTCAATAATCTGGATAAATCTATCAAATATATAGTGATAAGAGGCATAATATCTGATAGGTTGATTCTTGGAATTATCGGTAATACAGAATTATATAGAGATATAGCAATAATAGTAGAAGATGGAACTAAATTATTCTTAAGTAAAAAGGTCTATGATATTTTTACTAGAAGCGGCGGAACCATTGAAGGGTTAAATAAGATTAATGTTGTAGGAGTATCTGTCAATCCAGTTTCTCCTTATGGTTATGAATTCGATAAAGGTAAGTTGGAATCCATAATAAAGGAAGGAACAGAATTACCTGTGTTTAATGTATATGATGCAAAAATCAGCTAGGGGGCGATTAATATAATGAATATAGACAATAAGATGAAACAAGAGATTGGTCTTAACTATATACTTAACGAATTAGCTATAATAACTCCCTACGGAATTGATATGAAAAGAAAATTGAAGGTTTTTAAAAGAAATGAAAAGAAATTACTAGTAGATGAACTGGATAATGTTGAATGTATAATAGAAAGTCTGAAAAAGAATCAATGTTTATATAGTGATATAGAAAGAACAATGATGGAGTTCAAAGATATAAGCAATCTGATTAAAAGATATAATGAAAATTATATTTTAGATGAAGTAGAATTATATGAGATAAAGAATTTTGCAATAAATATACAAAAATTAATAAGTATATATAAAGCTCTTAGTTTAGATATAGATGTTAAGTTCTATTCTTTGAAGAATATAGTTGAATTACTGAATCCAGTAGGAAAAGTTACAAAATCTTTTTATATATATGATGCTTATAGTAAAGAACTTAGTGATATACGAAATAAAAAGACGAACATCGAAAAACTTATATTTAAAGAAATTGATGAAGAAAAAAATAGAGTGTTAAAAAATAAAAGATTAGATTTAGTAGTTATGGAAGAAAAAATCCAAAGGAAAATCCAAAAAAGATTGAGCCAAAAAATA
This window harbors:
- the ablA gene encoding lysine 2,3-aminomutase, with protein sequence MKKSRRYEYYSNVSDSDWNDWKWQIRNRIKNVEELKKFLPLYESEEEGIKKCLQSLRMAITPYYLSLIDKNDENDPIRKQAVPNSLELHRSEVDFVDPLSEDAHSPVPGLVHRYPDRVLFLVTDQCSMYCRHCTRRRFAGHTDTELPINRINTAIDYIANTPVVRDVLLSGGDALLLSDDKLEYIIQKLREIPHVEIIRIGTRTPVVMPQRITDNLVDMLKKYHPIYINTHFNHPNEITKESKEACEKLANAGIPLGNQSVLLKGVNDCVFVMKKLVNELVKIRVKPYYLYQCDLTVGIEHFRTSVSKGIEIIEGLRGHTSGLCVPTFVIDAPGGGGKIPVMPNYVISQGYNKVVLRNFEGVITTYKEPEHYEPGCNCEVCRHEKESHLVGVAELISNNEKSLMEPEGLERKMRGYGHLDKAVSKAN